In a single window of the Methylophaga frappieri genome:
- a CDS encoding MotA/TolQ/ExbB proton channel family protein — MNEMLKSFAALVVAIVIVHMVYLGYIRPEAAQYIAIGLEQQQSLPRNFVVIVKGYEQEICFILMLWGCYLIASAYRRILKTQYLYSVDLIETTESNDSALDVNQIIDRLDTEIPKEGLASPLVQTLRAALWRYSATNNVQNLSDAIESNLEALAVRQDTENTMIRYLIWAIPSIGFIGTVRGIGQALSQADEALAGNIAGMVDSLGLAFNSTLVALLISIFLMFLFHQLQRLQDGQIVETQHYCDKYLLRRIR, encoded by the coding sequence ATGAATGAGATGTTGAAGAGTTTTGCGGCACTGGTGGTGGCCATTGTGATAGTGCATATGGTTTATTTGGGCTATATCCGACCGGAGGCCGCGCAATATATTGCTATCGGTCTCGAGCAGCAACAGTCATTACCGCGGAATTTTGTCGTCATTGTTAAAGGTTACGAACAGGAAATTTGTTTTATTCTGATGCTGTGGGGCTGTTACTTGATAGCCAGTGCCTATCGCCGCATTCTGAAAACGCAATATCTTTATAGCGTAGATCTGATTGAAACGACGGAGTCCAACGATAGTGCATTGGATGTGAATCAGATCATTGACCGGCTGGATACCGAAATTCCCAAAGAGGGATTGGCTTCACCATTGGTTCAGACCTTGCGGGCGGCACTATGGCGATATAGTGCGACGAATAATGTGCAAAACTTATCGGATGCTATCGAGAGTAATCTGGAAGCGCTTGCGGTGCGTCAGGATACGGAAAACACCATGATTCGCTATTTAATTTGGGCGATTCCGTCCATCGGCTTTATCGGGACAGTCCGAGGGATTGGTCAAGCGTTGTCTCAGGCTGATGAAGCACTGGCCGGTAATATTGCCGGCATGGTTGATAGCCTTGGTCTGGCATTTAACTCGACGCTGGTGGCGCTGTTAATCAGCATTTTTCTGATGTTTTTGTTTCACCAACTGCAACGTCTGCAAGATGGTCAAATAGTCGAAACGCAGCATTATTGCGATAAATATTTGTTAAGACGCATTCGCTGA
- a CDS encoding VWA domain-containing protein, producing MLRRKRTEGFNLAFLDIMACGLGAVILVFMLVKQNLESAASEVDRLQADIARLEQTQQEANQTLRQIRDDFSQQKQDLEQQSSALADRQAALSAQRSAISDAEQALAKLKSRITEIEIPEQQDLVSSDNLNEENYLMGLQVTGNKIGILVDMSASMTNEKLIDIIQTKSRTNQDKQSAAKWIRTKNTVRWLLARLPANSDIVVVAFSEQAQVLGGQSMQPANETTVGQILQSLDKVIPEGGTNLQKGLNTINDFSPDHLYVITDGLPTLGESSYRSLNPFAQCRSLTGNAQTISGPCRVKLFQQTVRESGQRSNEVNVVLLPLEGDPDAVNQYWGWAAATGGLLISPAENWP from the coding sequence ATGCTGCGACGTAAACGCACTGAAGGATTTAATCTGGCGTTTCTGGATATCATGGCCTGTGGCCTTGGCGCGGTGATTCTGGTGTTTATGTTAGTCAAACAAAATCTGGAATCGGCAGCTTCCGAAGTAGACCGCTTGCAAGCGGATATTGCTAGGCTTGAACAAACACAGCAGGAGGCGAATCAGACGTTGCGTCAAATCCGAGACGATTTCAGCCAACAAAAACAAGATCTTGAACAACAATCCTCAGCGCTGGCTGACAGACAGGCAGCGCTGAGCGCTCAGCGCAGTGCCATCAGCGACGCGGAGCAAGCACTGGCTAAACTGAAGTCGCGCATTACCGAAATTGAAATACCCGAGCAACAGGATTTAGTGTCATCAGATAACCTCAACGAAGAAAACTATCTGATGGGCCTTCAAGTGACGGGCAATAAAATCGGGATTCTGGTCGATATGAGCGCGTCCATGACCAATGAAAAGTTGATCGATATTATCCAGACCAAAAGTCGCACTAATCAGGACAAACAAAGCGCTGCCAAGTGGATACGTACTAAAAATACGGTGCGCTGGCTGCTGGCCAGACTGCCAGCAAACAGTGACATTGTCGTTGTGGCTTTTAGTGAGCAGGCACAGGTATTGGGCGGCCAGTCAATGCAACCGGCGAACGAGACAACTGTCGGTCAAATCCTGCAATCTTTAGACAAGGTGATTCCAGAGGGCGGCACCAACCTGCAAAAAGGCCTGAATACAATCAATGATTTTTCGCCAGATCATTTGTATGTAATTACAGATGGATTGCCCACACTGGGCGAATCTTCTTATCGCAGTTTAAATCCGTTTGCCCAGTGCCGGTCGCTGACAGGTAATGCCCAGACTATTTCTGGTCCGTGTCGGGTCAAACTTTTTCAACAAACCGTGCGAGAGAGTGGACAACGCAGTAACGAAGTTAATGTCGTGCTGTTACCCTTGGAAGGGGATCCGGATGCCGTCAATCAATATTGGGGTTGGGCTGCGGCAACAGGGGGCCTGTTAATCAGTCCCGCGGAAAACTGGCCATGA
- a CDS encoding type I secretion system permease/ATPase, with product MTAWSKQSTGMDTGLNTLVAIARFHQLPAEPEQLAHQYGVPGEVFTDTQILQAAKALTLRAKKLKPVTNDIGNGMLPAIAKAKDGSYFILARIANNEEAEQAKKSGVLIQDLRDEAPKSLTLDEFTEIWSGELIALTRRQGIGESLQQTFDISWFIPSLIKYRKLFSEVLVASFFLQLFALVTPLFFQVVMDKVLVHRGFTTLDVLAVGFFVVVVFEALLGGIRNYVFSHTTNRVDVELGSRLYTHLMALPLSYFESRQVGQNVARVRELDTIRNFITGTALTLVIDLFFVFVFLAVMWYYSPTLTWIVLATIPFYVILSIFITPILRKRLDDKFKHGAENTAFLTESITGIGTVKSLAVEPQMKRKLEDHLSNYVHASFKSQNLNNVANQIAGLVNKLMTLGIIWWGAHLVIDNQLTVGQLVAFNMLAGRVSGPILKLVQLWQDFQQAGISIKRLGDILNTPREPGFNPNRSRLPSLQGAFSMEHVRFRYRPDGPVILDDLNLQVRPGEVIGLVGRSGSGKSTITKLIQRLYIPESGKVLIDGVDLSVVDTVWLRKQIGVVLQENFLFNRSIRENIALSDPSISMERVIAASKMAGAHEFIVDLPEGYDNLVGEQGSNLSGGQRQRLAIARALINNPRILIFDEATSALDYESERLIQDNMAKICQGRTVFIIAHRLTAVRQCNRIIVTEKGRIVEQGNHEELIAKNGYYAKLHSYQNHTPNLHPVTHNAAQATPEGSLEGARP from the coding sequence ATCACTGCATGGAGCAAACAGAGTACTGGTATGGATACTGGTCTAAACACACTTGTCGCGATCGCGCGTTTTCATCAGCTGCCCGCAGAACCTGAACAGCTCGCTCACCAATATGGTGTGCCCGGCGAGGTATTTACTGACACCCAAATTCTGCAAGCCGCAAAAGCGTTAACCCTCAGAGCAAAAAAACTCAAACCGGTTACCAACGACATTGGCAATGGCATGCTGCCCGCGATTGCCAAGGCAAAAGATGGCAGTTATTTCATCCTTGCCCGTATTGCGAATAATGAAGAAGCTGAGCAGGCGAAAAAGTCAGGCGTACTGATTCAAGATCTTCGTGATGAAGCACCAAAAAGTCTGACCCTGGATGAGTTTACCGAAATCTGGTCTGGCGAACTGATTGCATTGACACGACGACAAGGCATCGGTGAAAGCCTGCAGCAAACGTTCGACATCTCCTGGTTTATTCCTTCTCTTATCAAATATCGTAAACTCTTCTCCGAAGTCCTCGTCGCCTCTTTCTTCCTCCAGCTCTTTGCTCTAGTCACCCCGCTGTTTTTCCAGGTCGTTATGGACAAGGTTCTGGTACACCGTGGTTTTACCACGCTGGATGTGCTGGCGGTTGGATTCTTCGTTGTCGTTGTCTTTGAGGCGCTGCTTGGCGGTATTCGCAATTATGTGTTCAGTCATACCACCAACCGGGTCGATGTTGAGTTAGGCTCACGCCTTTATACCCATCTGATGGCACTGCCGCTGTCTTATTTTGAATCAAGACAGGTAGGGCAGAATGTGGCTAGGGTTAGAGAACTGGATACTATCCGTAACTTTATTACCGGTACCGCACTGACATTGGTGATTGACCTGTTCTTTGTTTTCGTTTTCCTTGCGGTCATGTGGTACTACAGTCCGACATTGACCTGGATTGTACTGGCAACCATACCGTTCTATGTCATTCTCTCAATCTTTATCACGCCGATTTTAAGAAAACGGCTTGATGATAAGTTCAAGCACGGCGCTGAAAACACCGCCTTTCTCACAGAGTCTATAACAGGAATTGGCACGGTAAAATCCCTGGCGGTCGAACCCCAGATGAAACGCAAACTGGAAGACCACCTTTCCAACTATGTGCATGCCTCGTTTAAAAGCCAGAACCTCAATAATGTGGCTAACCAGATAGCTGGGTTAGTCAACAAACTCATGACGCTAGGCATTATCTGGTGGGGAGCGCATCTTGTAATTGATAACCAGCTCACAGTGGGGCAACTTGTGGCCTTTAATATGCTTGCCGGCAGAGTGAGTGGCCCCATCCTCAAGCTGGTTCAACTCTGGCAAGATTTCCAGCAGGCAGGTATCTCCATCAAACGGCTGGGCGATATACTTAATACGCCGAGAGAGCCAGGTTTTAACCCCAACCGTTCACGCCTGCCATCTTTGCAAGGCGCCTTCTCGATGGAGCATGTCCGGTTTCGCTACCGCCCGGATGGCCCGGTTATTCTTGATGACTTAAACCTACAAGTCAGGCCGGGGGAAGTGATTGGCCTTGTTGGCCGAAGCGGCAGTGGCAAAAGCACTATCACTAAATTAATACAGCGGCTCTATATTCCAGAGTCCGGCAAGGTCTTGATTGATGGTGTTGACCTGTCAGTGGTTGATACTGTCTGGCTTCGTAAACAAATTGGTGTCGTGCTACAAGAGAACTTCCTGTTCAATCGCAGCATTCGTGAGAATATTGCCTTAAGCGACCCATCCATTTCGATGGAACGTGTGATTGCGGCCTCAAAAATGGCCGGTGCTCATGAGTTCATTGTTGACTTGCCTGAAGGCTACGATAATTTGGTCGGCGAACAAGGCAGTAATTTATCGGGCGGTCAGCGCCAACGATTGGCCATCGCTCGCGCCTTAATCAATAATCCTCGTATCCTCATTTTTGATGAGGCGACCAGTGCGCTTGATTATGAGTCAGAGCGACTGATACAAGACAATATGGCGAAGATTTGTCAGGGCAGGACCGTGTTTATCATTGCTCATCGACTGACTGCGGTGCGTCAGTGCAATCGAATTATCGTGACGGAGAAAGGGCGTATCGTCGAGCAAGGCAATCATGAAGAGCTGATTGCCAAAAATGGCTACTACGCCAAACTACACAGTTATCAAAACCACACTCCGAATCTGCACCCTGTAACTCACAACGCTGCTCAAGCGACACCTGAGGGAAGTTTGGAAGGTGCACGACCATGA
- a CDS encoding HlyD family type I secretion periplasmic adaptor subunit, which translates to MRPFTVFWDAWKNRHTMGQGSKTRELAAFLPAALEIQEAPPNPLAKWLGRSLIILFLIGVVWACVGEVNIVASAEGKIIPSARVKQIQPLEKAVVKTILVSEGEEVRKGQPLVELDSTLTSADEKRLTSERHSIQMQLAVKQALLTALSANKTVPAEQVKLTFSKNNAEHDTSLYQQLLWQHWQDYQSQQQTLQNTLNKTRFEQAASKEIIKKLQQTLPIVTKRAEDLQSLHQQSFVTETEYLDLEQQRIEQTQDLAAEKHRLQQLVAAESEVKHQLQTLAAQTKARTLQEITEYQRQIASLDEELTKAQDLNAKQILYAPVSGQVQELAINTVGGVVTEAQQLMLIVPNAEQLEVEVFLENKDIGFIEEGMPAEIKVHTFSFTKYGVIDAKVTTVSDDATVDEKQGLIYRMQLLMSKNAIMVDSREVKLMPGMAVTAEMKTGTRRIIEFFLAPLLRHGNESLRER; encoded by the coding sequence ATGAGGCCGTTTACCGTTTTCTGGGATGCCTGGAAAAATCGCCACACAATGGGGCAGGGCAGTAAAACACGCGAGCTTGCCGCCTTTTTACCGGCTGCACTGGAGATACAGGAAGCGCCACCCAATCCCCTTGCCAAATGGCTAGGCCGCAGCTTGATTATTTTATTCCTGATAGGAGTTGTCTGGGCTTGTGTCGGCGAAGTTAATATCGTCGCTAGTGCCGAAGGCAAGATTATTCCCAGCGCTAGAGTCAAACAAATCCAGCCACTGGAAAAGGCTGTGGTCAAAACCATTCTGGTCAGCGAAGGCGAAGAAGTTAGAAAAGGTCAGCCCTTGGTCGAGTTGGACAGCACGCTCACTTCAGCAGACGAAAAAAGGCTCACTTCTGAGCGCCACAGTATTCAGATGCAACTGGCGGTGAAACAAGCGCTGCTGACAGCGTTAAGCGCTAACAAAACTGTCCCCGCTGAACAAGTCAAACTGACCTTCTCGAAGAATAACGCTGAGCATGATACCAGCCTTTATCAGCAATTACTCTGGCAGCACTGGCAGGATTATCAAAGTCAGCAGCAGACCCTGCAAAATACCTTGAATAAAACCCGGTTTGAGCAGGCGGCCAGTAAAGAAATTATTAAAAAACTTCAGCAAACACTGCCCATCGTTACCAAGCGGGCTGAGGACTTGCAAAGCCTGCATCAGCAAAGCTTTGTGACTGAAACAGAGTACCTGGATCTGGAACAACAGCGCATCGAACAAACACAAGATCTGGCAGCGGAAAAGCATCGGCTACAGCAACTTGTTGCGGCCGAATCTGAAGTCAAGCATCAACTGCAAACACTCGCAGCTCAAACCAAGGCCAGAACATTACAAGAAATCACCGAATACCAACGTCAAATCGCCTCACTGGATGAGGAGCTCACCAAAGCGCAGGATTTAAATGCCAAACAAATCCTCTACGCGCCGGTATCAGGGCAAGTGCAGGAGCTTGCCATCAACACAGTGGGTGGTGTGGTAACCGAAGCCCAGCAGCTGATGCTGATTGTGCCTAATGCAGAGCAACTGGAAGTGGAAGTGTTTCTGGAGAACAAAGACATTGGTTTTATTGAAGAAGGCATGCCGGCAGAAATCAAAGTCCATACTTTCTCTTTCACTAAATACGGTGTGATTGATGCCAAAGTTACCACCGTCTCCGATGATGCCACCGTCGATGAAAAACAGGGCTTGATTTACCGAATGCAGTTACTGATGAGTAAAAACGCAATCATGGTTGATAGTCGTGAAGTGAAGTTAATGCCTGGTATGGCTGTGACAGCTGAGATGAAAACTGGGACTAGGCGGATTATTGAGTTCTTTTTGGCGCCATTGTTAAGACACGGTAATGAGAGCTTGAGGGAGCGGTGA